In Desulfurobacterium indicum, the genomic window GTAGGCATCTATATATTTTCTGTCTTTTAAGTATAGTTTTCCTTTAAACACAGCACTATGTAAGTTTACTATCCAGTTGCTATCAAGGGAGATTAGATTGAGAAGGAATTCTTCTATCCAGCTTTTTTCACCGGGTGTTACTGCTTCAATTTCTTCAAGTATTTGCATAACACAGTAAACATCGCAGGACATGCGATTTTCGATCTTATTTCTCAAAGGAAAAATATCAAGTTTCTCTATTTCTTTTCTTCTCTTGATTATTTCTTTAAAAGCAGCAAAATCTTTTAACACTTTATCTTTTTTATAGAGTTCAACAGCAACGATCATTCTGTTTTCTACATATATTGCACCTTCACTGTCTGGAAGTTTTACGGAAATTTCCCAAGGATGAAATGCTTTAAGAGCTAAGAATAGAACCTTTTCGATTTCAAGCATTTTTATGGCCTCTTTTTAAAAATTTTCTCAAGTTTTTCTTCTAATTCTTCAGAAGAGATGGGTTTTTTAAGAAATTCGTCGAATATTTCTTTATGTTTTTCATATTCTTCAGGATACATTGTCAAAGCTACTACCAGAGTATCTGGATATTTCTTTTTGATATGTTTGGCTAATTCTATCCCAAGTCCGTCTTTTAGTTTTATATCTGTTATAACAACGTCGTAATTTTCCTTGCTCAGTTTTTT contains:
- a CDS encoding response regulator; amino-acid sequence: MKALIVDDVLFTRLVMEEALKILESKKEIHFSILDQADSYKEAIKKLSKENYDVVITDIKLKDGLGIELAKHIKKKYPDTLVVALTMYPEEYEKHKEIFDEFLKKPISSEELEEKLEKIFKKRP